The Nocardia terpenica nucleotide sequence GGCTGGCTGGCCGAGCACATGCTGATCCTCAAGCTGATCTCCCCGGAGAACAAGAACTACTACATCGCCGCCGCCTTCCCGAGCGCCTGCGGCAAGACCAATCTCGCGATGATCCAGCCGACCGTGCCGGGCTGGCGCGCGGAGACCCTCGGCGACGACATCGCCTGGATGCGTTTCGGCGAGGACGGCCGCCTGTACGCGGTCAACCCGGAGTTCGGTTTCTTCGGCGTCGCGCCGGGCACCAACCACAGCTCCAACCCGAACGCCATGGCCACCATGGAGGCGGGAAACACCGTCTACACCAACGTCGCCCGCACCGACGACAACGACGTGTGGTGGGAGGGCCTGGAGGGCGAACCCGACCACCTGGTCGACTGGAAGGGCAACGACTGGTACTTCCGGGAGACCGAAACCCTGGCCGCGCACCCGAATTCGCGCTACTGCACCCCGATGTCGCAGTGCCCGATCCTCGCGCCCGAGTGGGAGGACCCGCAGGGCGTGCCGATCTCGGCCATCCTGTTCGGCGGCCGCCGCAAGACGACGGTGCCGCTGGTGACCGAGTCCTTCGACTGGCAGCACGGCGTTTTCATGGGTGCGACGTTGTCGTCGGAGCAGACCGCCGCGGCCGAGGGCAAGGTCGGCACCGTGCGCCGCGACCCGATGGCCATGCTGCCGTTCATGGGTTACCACGTCGGCGACTACCTGGGCCACTGGATCAATGTCGGCAAGAACGCCGACTCGGGCAAGCTGCCGAAGATCTTCTACGTCAACTGGTTCCGCCGCGGCGCCGACGGCCGCTTCCTGTGGCCCGGATTCGGCGAGAACTCCCGCGTGCTGGAGTGGATCGTCAACCGCATCGAGGGCCGGGCCGAGGCCGTCGAGACCGCGATCGGCAATGTCCCCACCGCCGCGCACCTCGACCTCGACGGCCTGGACGTCCGCACCGCCGATGTGGACGAGGCCCTGAAGGTCGACGCCGCCGAGTGGCGCCGCGAGATCCCCCTCATCGAGGAGTGGTTCGAGTTCATCGGCGACAAGCTCCCCTCCGGCGTCCGCGACGAATTCGAGGCTTTGAAGCAGCGCCTCGGCTAGCCCGCCCGAATCTCCCCCGCCCGCACCGTTTTCGAAACGGTGCGGGCGGTTTCTTTTCCGGTGCAAGAGATTTCATCCTGACCCCGCCCACCGCAATCCTGGCCTGTCGCCGCCGGTGCCGTACTGTTACCCCATCAAGCTCGGACCCCCGTCGGGCTGTACTTCGTGCACATCTTTGTCCGTTGTGCGGAGTTCGCCGCCCGGGGTGTCCTATTCTGAGTGTGTTCTACGTCTCATGACCGACCAGTTCGATTTGCGGAGCAGTTGCTGATCGGCTGAAATGATTGCTCCACCGTTGCCAGCGGATTCGAGCCGGTCCGCTGCCGGTCGGGCCGATTGTGTGAGAGGTGGGTGGTTCGGGATGTCCGACCAGGAGCTCGACACCGTCGGTGTCCGCCCTGTTCTCCCGGAGATAGCCGATATCGGGCCGAATGCCGCAAGTACCCCGCTGAGGCGGGCTGCGGTGCGGTTGCAGGCGGCCCTGCCGCCCGGCTGGGAGGTCGATATCGTCGACGTTCCCCGGCGGCCCGGCCAGGTGCCCGGCCCGCTGCTGCGGGTGCGGATGCCGGAGGTCTGAAACACCACATCCATCACGGAGCTACCGCCAGACATCACTGGTCTCGAAACCCTACCTGCCGGTTCGCTTTTCAGAGAACGCACTATTGCGTTCCGAGGGGGCGCGGAGCATGCTTAGAGCAATCTGCTTTGCCCGCTCGATTTTTCAGATGCAATCGCAGGGGAGTCAGAGTCATGGCGGTGCAAGTGGTCGGCCGATCGTTGATGACCAGCGATCAGACCCCACATCAAGCGAAATCCGTTGGTACCGGCGGGTGGGTCGTCTCCTTCCTGCCCGGCCGTACCCTCACGCTCGAACAGGCGGCCGCGGCATTGCAGGCCGCCGAGGCGGTGGCGGCGGTGCGGGCCCTGGCCGATCGGGTCGGGCTCACACCGCTCGAGACCATCGGCCTGGCCATGCAGGAACCACCCTGGGACGAGCCCCCGCACCGGGGCCTGCTGCGGTGCTGGCGCCGCGGACAGCTGGATCGCTGACCGCTCACCGCTTCGCGGCCACCACCACCAGATTGCTCACCAGCAGCTCCCGCAGGCCCGGCACCCGCACCAGCCACCAGGCCCAGCGCGGGTGATAGCGCGGAAACGTGGCGAGAATCCGGGCATCGGCCCGCTCGGCCCACCGCATTCCGTCGGCCGCGCGCACCGCGAACAGCGATGTCCCGAAGCGATTCTTCGGTTCCCGGCCGGTCCGGCGGCGATAGCGGCGCGCGGCGTACTCCCCGCCCAGGTAGTGCCAGGGCCCGGTCTCGTGCCCGCCGAACGGGCCCAGCCACACGGTGTACGAAAGGATCATCAGCCCACCGGGTTTGGTGACGCGCAGCATCTCCTCGGCCATCCGCCACGGATGCGGCACGTGTTCGGCCACATTGGACGAGATGCAGACGTCCACGGCGGCGTCCCGGAACGGCAGCGCCATGCCGGAGCCGCGGACCGCGCCCGGCACGCTCAGCCCGGCGGCGTGCATCTCCGTCGGATCCGGTTCGACCGGCAGGTAGCGCGCGCCGAGCGCGGCGAATTCGTCGGCGAAGTACCCGGGCCCGCCGCCCACGTCCAGCACGATCGCGCCGGTCAGGTCGCGGCCGGTGCGATCGCGGTAGAAGTCGGCGACGAGGTCGGCGGTGTCGGCGGCGATGCCGCCGTAGAACAGGGCCGGATCGGTCTGTTCGAAGCGGAAGCTGCCGAGCAGGCGCAGGGATCGGCGCAGGGTGGCCCGGTGCGCGAAGCGGGGACGCGGTCCGGTTCCGTCGGATCGAAGCATGGCGCGTGTAGTTTCGCACACGCCCGCTAGGGTGGAGCCCACTGTCAGACATCCGTCCGAGTACGACCTGGAGAAGCGCTGTGCCCGATCTCGGCCCCCGCGAGCCCGCCGCGGTGCGCGAGGTGCTGCTGCTCTGCTGGCGCGATACCGGGCATCCGCAGGGCGGCGGCAGCGAACGCTATCTGGAACAGGTCGGCGCGGAGCTGGCCGCGCGCGGGGTACGGGTGACCCTGCGGACCGCGCGCTACCCCGGGGCCGCCGCCCGCGAACGGATCGACGGCATCGAGATCAGCCGCGCCGGGGGCCGGTTCACGGTGTACCCGCGCGCCCTGGCGGCGATCGTGCTCGGGCGGCTCGGGTTCGGGCCGCTGCGCGGGCTGCGACCGGATGCGGTGATCGACACCCAGAACGGCATTCCGTTCTTCGCGCGCGCCGCGACCCGGGCGCCCGCGATCGTGCTCGTGCATCACGGGCACCGCGAGCAGTGGCCGGTGGCGGGCCGCCTGGTCGGGCGGATCGGCTGGTGGATCGAGTCGCGGGTGTCGCCGCGGGTGCATCGGCGCAATCAGTACCTGACGGTGTCGCTGCCCTCGGCCGAGGAACTGGCCACGCTCGGGGTGGATCGATCGCGAATCGCGGTGGT carries:
- a CDS encoding phosphoenolpyruvate carboxykinase (GTP), coding for MTSATIPGLHGSDGTAPIEHAGLLAWVREVAELTQPDRVIWADGSDEEWDRLTTQLVEAGTFTKLNDAKKPNSFLALSDPSDVARVESRTFICSRDEADAGPTNNWVDPAEMRKTMSELYRGSMKGRTMYVVPFCMGPLGAADPKLGVELTDSEYVVVSMRVMTRMGKPALEKLGADRPFVKCLHSVGAPLEPGQADVPWPCNDTKYITHFPEDREIWSYGSGYGGNALLGKKCYSLRIASAMAHDEGWLAEHMLILKLISPENKNYYIAAAFPSACGKTNLAMIQPTVPGWRAETLGDDIAWMRFGEDGRLYAVNPEFGFFGVAPGTNHSSNPNAMATMEAGNTVYTNVARTDDNDVWWEGLEGEPDHLVDWKGNDWYFRETETLAAHPNSRYCTPMSQCPILAPEWEDPQGVPISAILFGGRRKTTVPLVTESFDWQHGVFMGATLSSEQTAAAEGKVGTVRRDPMAMLPFMGYHVGDYLGHWINVGKNADSGKLPKIFYVNWFRRGADGRFLWPGFGENSRVLEWIVNRIEGRAEAVETAIGNVPTAAHLDLDGLDVRTADVDEALKVDAAEWRREIPLIEEWFEFIGDKLPSGVRDEFEALKQRLG
- a CDS encoding class I SAM-dependent methyltransferase, translating into MLRSDGTGPRPRFAHRATLRRSLRLLGSFRFEQTDPALFYGGIAADTADLVADFYRDRTGRDLTGAIVLDVGGGPGYFADEFAALGARYLPVEPDPTEMHAAGLSVPGAVRGSGMALPFRDAAVDVCISSNVAEHVPHPWRMAEEMLRVTKPGGLMILSYTVWLGPFGGHETGPWHYLGGEYAARRYRRRTGREPKNRFGTSLFAVRAADGMRWAERADARILATFPRYHPRWAWWLVRVPGLRELLVSNLVVVAAKR